One Brachyspira suanatina DNA segment encodes these proteins:
- a CDS encoding GNAT family N-acetyltransferase, whose product MEIELIESIDSSNYNEEIIKDSFNIRENWSLKESLNNNKKKIKQNLYDIKKDNIHIGVCLSWLLEEFLYIEYFAIERKYRCMGYGSAALKKLMKMHDNIIVEVVPEDTNDLAYRRVNWYRSLGFYLYNDTYPYPYFLDNGEVTFIDFRLMSSNELTSYEYKKIVNLLHKNIYNLY is encoded by the coding sequence ATGGAAATAGAATTAATAGAAAGTATTGATTCTTCAAACTATAATGAAGAAATTATAAAGGACTCTTTTAATATCCGAGAAAATTGGAGTTTAAAAGAGTCTTTAAATAATAATAAGAAGAAAATCAAACAAAATCTTTACGACATAAAAAAAGATAATATTCATATAGGCGTTTGCTTGTCTTGGCTTCTTGAAGAATTTTTATATATAGAATATTTCGCCATAGAAAGAAAATACAGATGTATGGGTTATGGTTCTGCTGCATTAAAAAAATTAATGAAAATGCATGATAATATAATAGTTGAAGTTGTGCCTGAAGATACTAATGATTTAGCATATAGGAGAGTAAATTGGTATAGATCTTTAGGCTTCTATTTATATAATGATACATATCCATATCCTTATTTTCTTGATAATGGAGAAGTTACATTTATAGATTTCAGATTAATGTCATCGAATGAACTTACAAGTTATGAATACAAAAAAATAGTTAATCTTCTTCATAAGAATATATATAATTTATATTGA
- a CDS encoding GNAT family N-acetyltransferase, producing MIKLIEMKENLENRDFYKKLYDDAFPPEERWNFDMTLENKDNHNYKFYAILDDDVPIGLTMLWDLDDFNYGEYLAIDKNLRGKKYGSEVLTKILEILSNKLIVIEVEPYDLNEIAQKRIEWYKRFGLILADHEYDMPCINENQEISTIKMKIMTSRKIQDKEEHDNITKIIYNKVYKPRLDEIDKWK from the coding sequence ATGATTAAATTGATTGAAATGAAAGAAAATTTAGAAAACAGAGATTTTTATAAGAAATTATATGACGATGCTTTTCCTCCTGAAGAAAGATGGAATTTTGATATGACTTTAGAAAACAAAGATAATCATAATTATAAATTTTATGCTATATTAGATGATGATGTTCCTATAGGCTTAACTATGCTCTGGGATTTGGATGATTTCAATTATGGTGAATATTTGGCTATAGATAAAAATTTAAGAGGCAAAAAATATGGTTCTGAAGTGCTTACTAAAATACTAGAAATATTAAGCAACAAATTAATAGTTATAGAAGTAGAGCCTTATGATTTAAATGAAATCGCACAAAAACGCATTGAATGGTATAAAAGATTCGGACTAATACTCGCCGATCATGAATATGATATGCCTTGTATAAATGAAAATCAGGAAATATCAACTATAAAAATGAAAATAATGACAAGCAGAAAGATACAGGATAAAGAAGAGCATGACAATATCACAAAAATAATATATAATAAGGTATACAAGCCTAGATTAGATGAAATAGATAAATGGAAATAG
- the kdsA gene encoding 3-deoxy-8-phosphooctulonate synthase → MIFDYKGITNKNKDLIFVAGPCVIESEEMTMTIAKKLKEIKDKLNIQLIFKGSFDKANRTSLSSFRGLGMKEGLQILQNVGKEFNFLTLTDIHVPTDAEEAAKYVDFLQIPAFLCRQTDMLRAACETGKAVNVKKGQFISGYDCKYITDKCTDAINENRLFLCERGTMFGYGNLVVDMKNLEIMKNYAPVMYDATHSLQMPSANNGQSGGAREFIPAILKSAVALGIDAVFMEVHPNPDKSPSDSGTIFDLNKVEELWTQVIKINDLVNSL, encoded by the coding sequence ATGATTTTTGATTATAAAGGCATTACTAATAAAAATAAAGATTTAATATTTGTTGCTGGTCCTTGTGTTATAGAAAGCGAAGAAATGACAATGACTATAGCAAAAAAATTAAAAGAGATAAAAGATAAATTAAATATACAATTAATTTTCAAAGGAAGTTTTGATAAGGCAAACAGAACATCTCTTTCATCTTTCAGAGGGCTTGGAATGAAAGAGGGACTTCAAATACTTCAGAATGTTGGTAAAGAATTTAATTTTCTTACTTTAACAGATATACATGTTCCTACAGATGCTGAAGAAGCTGCTAAATATGTTGACTTCTTACAGATACCAGCTTTTTTATGCAGACAAACTGATATGCTTAGAGCGGCATGTGAAACAGGAAAGGCTGTTAATGTTAAGAAAGGACAATTCATAAGCGGTTATGATTGTAAATATATAACTGATAAATGTACTGATGCTATAAATGAGAATAGACTTTTTTTATGTGAAAGAGGTACTATGTTCGGATATGGTAATTTAGTTGTAGATATGAAGAATTTGGAGATAATGAAAAATTATGCACCTGTTATGTATGATGCTACTCATTCGCTTCAAATGCCTTCTGCTAATAATGGACAATCCGGAGGAGCTAGAGAGTTCATACCTGCTATATTGAAATCGGCTGTCGCTTTGGGAATAGACGCTGTATTTATGGAGGTGCATCCTAATCCTGATAAAAGCCCTTCAGATTCAGGCACTATATTTGATTTGAATAAGGTTGAGGAGTTGTGGACTCAGGTTATAAAGATCAATGATTTAGTTAATAGTTTGTAA
- a CDS encoding cytidylyltransferase domain-containing protein: MKKIVIVLASRLGSTRLPQKALKPMANCNSMLELIIKRLRSSKRANDVVVATEEKSYEAFKNIFDELKCSYFVGSEEDVLNRYRKAAEEFNADIVVRATGDNPLVSVKALDMIIDYHIEKNADLSHYNLLPYGSGVEVINYEALKIADDNSKDSFEHEHITQYHYRNPDKFKIENPKVNEEFAMPELRTTVDTIEDYNNVCKIFEKYNNDIYVDVDTIISDIRNGR; encoded by the coding sequence ATGAAAAAGATAGTTATTGTACTTGCTTCAAGATTAGGTTCTACAAGGCTTCCTCAAAAAGCATTAAAACCTATGGCTAATTGTAATAGTATGCTTGAACTTATTATTAAAAGATTAAGAAGTTCTAAAAGGGCTAATGATGTAGTGGTGGCTACTGAAGAAAAATCTTATGAAGCTTTTAAAAATATATTTGATGAATTGAAATGCAGTTATTTTGTTGGAAGCGAAGAAGATGTACTTAACAGATATAGAAAAGCTGCTGAAGAGTTTAATGCTGATATAGTTGTGCGTGCTACAGGTGATAATCCTTTGGTGAGTGTTAAGGCTTTGGATATGATTATAGATTATCATATAGAAAAAAATGCTGATCTTAGTCATTATAATTTACTTCCTTATGGTAGCGGTGTGGAAGTGATAAATTATGAGGCTTTAAAAATTGCTGATGATAATTCTAAAGACAGTTTTGAGCATGAGCATATCACACAGTATCATTATAGAAACCCAGATAAATTCAAAATAGAAAATCCTAAAGTAAATGAAGAGTTTGCTATGCCGGAACTTAGAACTACTGTTGATACTATTGAAGATTATAATAATGTATGCAAGATTTTTGAAAAATATAATAATGATATATATGTTGATGTTGATACTATAATAAGCGATATAAGAAATGGAAGATAA
- a CDS encoding GIY-YIG nuclease family protein, whose translation MEDNKIYYVYIILCENNSYYTGITNDLINRFNKHAKGRGANYTKLRKPLKYLSAWKVENVNIALSVEHYIKSVDKKVKSMFIENNRLLKSYYIKEMKNKKKGFKSSVSIRSIGKKNIEYVNNVVSNNII comes from the coding sequence ATGGAAGATAATAAAATTTATTATGTTTATATAATACTATGTGAAAACAATTCATACTATACAGGCATTACTAATGATCTTATAAATAGATTTAATAAGCATGCAAAGGGTAGGGGTGCTAATTATACAAAATTGCGTAAGCCTTTAAAATATTTATCTGCTTGGAAGGTTGAAAATGTTAATATTGCTTTGAGTGTAGAGCATTATATAAAAAGTGTAGATAAAAAAGTAAAAAGTATGTTTATAGAAAATAACAGACTTCTTAAAAGTTATTATATAAAAGAAATGAAAAATAAGAAGAAAGGTTTTAAGAGTAGTGTAAGTATTAGAAGCATCGGCAAAAAGAATATAGAATATGTAAATAATGTAGTTTCTAATAATATTATTTGA